One genomic window of Corallococcus caeni includes the following:
- a CDS encoding GNAT family N-acetyltransferase produces MIDTNVLIPLEPTSPGQVEELMEPATRLVRAIEEAGHQLFIHPAMKMDVERDRDEGRRELRELLLGKYLPLPAPPPVPSSWDEVLGSPELHSNDWVDHQLLAAVRSNAVGVLVTEDLRIHRKAKRVGLKERVATVSEALAMLQSLRDQFARPPPAVEFTFAHDMDAEAPFFDSLRADYPPFSEWFRKCQMEHRRCWVVRGHGRHLAALCLIKEEEGVMTLKGRTLKLCTFKVAPEHQGRRLGELLLKSVFEHVAKNGHAFVYVTAYERQGALIAVFEDFGFQVEGRTESGELVLVKRMKTVDTTEVLTPLDFHVRHGPPAMKFDVPSFIIPIEPRFHHLLFPDADSQLSLEPGLHPFGNGLRKAYLCRALTRQIEPGASLLFYLSHSQKAVTVVGVAEQTLVSTDVDELAATVGKRTVFSLRDMQALCSNGEVLAILFRQAAILKTPIPLGDLCRHGVLNGPPQSITTVQQGGREWLRQRLGL; encoded by the coding sequence TTGATCGATACGAATGTCTTGATTCCGCTGGAGCCCACCTCGCCCGGTCAGGTCGAGGAGTTGATGGAGCCCGCGACCCGGTTGGTGAGAGCCATTGAAGAGGCTGGCCATCAGCTCTTCATTCATCCGGCCATGAAAATGGATGTCGAGCGGGATCGCGACGAAGGTCGCCGCGAGCTTCGCGAGTTGCTGCTCGGCAAGTACCTCCCGCTGCCCGCGCCGCCTCCTGTCCCCAGCAGCTGGGACGAGGTCCTGGGCAGCCCGGAACTCCACTCCAACGATTGGGTGGACCACCAATTGCTCGCGGCCGTGCGCTCCAATGCCGTGGGCGTCCTGGTAACGGAAGACCTGCGCATCCACCGGAAGGCGAAGCGCGTCGGGTTGAAGGAGCGCGTCGCCACGGTCAGCGAAGCCCTCGCGATGTTGCAGAGCCTGCGGGACCAGTTCGCCCGGCCTCCCCCCGCGGTGGAGTTCACGTTCGCCCATGACATGGATGCGGAAGCCCCATTCTTCGACAGCCTCCGGGCGGACTACCCGCCGTTCTCGGAGTGGTTCCGCAAGTGCCAGATGGAGCACCGCCGGTGCTGGGTGGTGCGGGGGCACGGCCGTCATCTGGCGGCGCTGTGCCTCATCAAGGAGGAAGAGGGCGTCATGACGCTGAAAGGGCGCACGCTGAAGCTCTGTACGTTCAAGGTCGCGCCCGAGCATCAGGGACGACGCCTGGGCGAGCTTCTGCTCAAGAGTGTTTTCGAGCACGTTGCGAAGAACGGTCACGCGTTCGTCTACGTGACGGCTTATGAGCGCCAGGGCGCGCTGATTGCCGTGTTCGAGGACTTCGGCTTCCAGGTGGAGGGGCGTACCGAATCAGGCGAACTCGTCCTCGTGAAACGGATGAAGACAGTGGACACGACCGAAGTCCTGACGCCGCTCGACTTCCATGTGCGCCATGGGCCGCCCGCGATGAAGTTTGACGTGCCGTCCTTCATCATCCCCATCGAGCCCCGGTTTCATCACCTGCTCTTCCCGGACGCGGACTCGCAATTGTCGCTGGAACCAGGCCTCCATCCCTTCGGCAATGGCCTGCGGAAGGCGTACCTGTGCCGGGCGTTGACCCGGCAGATAGAGCCCGGTGCGTCCCTGCTCTTCTACCTGAGCCATTCCCAGAAGGCCGTGACGGTCGTAGGCGTCGCCGAGCAGACGCTGGTGTCCACCGATGTCGATGAACTCGCTGCCACGGTGGGGAAACGGACGGTCTTCTCCCTTCGCGACATGCAGGCGCTGTGCTCGAATGGCGAGGTGCTCGCCATCCTCTTCCGACAAGCGGCCATCCTGAAGACGCCGATTCCT
- a CDS encoding spondin domain-containing protein, producing the protein MSIRSFRGSVACAALGLLTLSACGSDDAEQSSRRFRVRIENVAPFQQLKSGRFDTKVSGTSPGPLAPGDTYEFSFTAGLNHRLSFATMFGQSNDWFFGTEPQGIPLYSSDGQPLTGDITSHVVLWDAGTEVDEEPAVGAHTGPKQSASTDGPGSKDSNAMVRRVGTRPVLSSGQTFAMPDLTSMIRVQLAHDAATHRFTVRIENVSDDRVTLNTSEGIKPVRISPGVWTVTAGSEPLFTEGQPDRGQGLEAIAEGGDVIALHTWLTPLNGVATPLSPGVFAVHNTTAPLFTEGAQDRGQGLEALAEMGDTSRLASALSTTPPMGVSASGTFNTPVDAAAPGPLLPGHAYEFTVTARPSERLSFATMFGQSNDWVFGTDEQGIALFDSANTPLAGDITSRVYLWDVGTELDEEPAVGPHQGPPEWSLDTDRTVRRVPASRYATPLSQHLRVTVSEAN; encoded by the coding sequence ATGTCCATCCGCTCCTTCCGTGGAAGCGTCGCCTGTGCCGCGCTCGGTCTGCTCACGCTGTCCGCCTGCGGCTCCGACGACGCCGAGCAGTCCTCCCGGCGCTTCCGCGTGCGCATCGAGAACGTGGCCCCCTTCCAGCAGCTCAAGTCCGGCCGGTTCGACACGAAGGTGAGCGGCACGTCACCGGGCCCGCTGGCCCCGGGCGACACCTACGAGTTCAGCTTCACCGCGGGCCTCAACCACCGGCTCTCCTTCGCCACCATGTTCGGCCAGTCCAATGACTGGTTCTTCGGCACCGAGCCCCAGGGCATCCCGCTCTACTCCTCCGACGGACAGCCGCTGACAGGGGACATCACCTCGCACGTGGTCCTCTGGGACGCGGGCACGGAGGTGGACGAGGAGCCCGCCGTGGGCGCGCACACCGGCCCGAAGCAGAGCGCGTCCACGGATGGCCCGGGCAGCAAGGACTCCAACGCCATGGTGCGGCGCGTGGGCACGCGGCCCGTGCTCAGCAGCGGCCAGACGTTCGCCATGCCGGACCTCACGTCGATGATCCGCGTGCAGCTGGCCCACGACGCGGCCACGCACCGCTTCACCGTGCGCATCGAGAACGTCTCCGACGACCGCGTCACCCTCAACACCTCCGAGGGCATCAAGCCCGTGCGCATCTCGCCGGGAGTGTGGACCGTGACGGCGGGCAGCGAGCCCCTCTTCACCGAGGGCCAGCCCGACCGGGGCCAGGGGCTGGAGGCCATCGCGGAGGGCGGCGACGTCATCGCGCTGCACACCTGGCTCACGCCGCTGAACGGCGTGGCCACGCCCCTGTCCCCGGGCGTCTTCGCCGTGCACAACACCACCGCGCCGCTGTTCACGGAAGGCGCCCAGGACCGGGGACAGGGCCTGGAGGCCCTCGCGGAGATGGGCGACACCTCGCGCCTGGCCAGCGCCCTCTCCACGACTCCGCCCATGGGTGTGAGCGCGTCAGGCACCTTCAACACGCCGGTGGACGCGGCCGCGCCCGGGCCCCTGCTGCCGGGCCACGCCTACGAGTTCACCGTGACCGCCCGCCCGTCGGAGCGGCTGTCCTTCGCGACGATGTTCGGCCAGTCCAACGACTGGGTCTTCGGCACCGACGAGCAGGGCATCGCCCTCTTCGACAGCGCCAACACCCCGCTGGCGGGCGACATCACGTCCAGGGTGTACCTGTGGGACGTGGGCACGGAGCTGGACGAG